In the Staphylococcus condimenti genome, one interval contains:
- a CDS encoding ribosomal-processing cysteine protease Prp — MINIDISLNEDGQVTDVIMDGHAEHGEYGHDIVCAGASAVLFGSVNAIMGLTSERPDIDYDDDGGYFHYRSVQVNDEKAQLILQAMLVSLQTIEDEYHDNIKLNYK, encoded by the coding sequence ATGATTAATATTGATATATCGTTAAATGAAGATGGTCAAGTAACAGATGTCATCATGGATGGTCATGCTGAACATGGCGAGTATGGTCATGATATTGTCTGTGCTGGTGCCTCAGCAGTTTTGTTTGGAAGTGTTAACGCCATCATGGGATTAACATCTGAAAGACCTGATATTGATTACGATGATGATGGAGGTTATTTCCATTACAGAAGTGTTCAAGTTAACGATGAAAAAGCACAATTAATCTTGCAAGCAATGCTCGTCTCACTTCAAACAATTGAAGATGAGTATCACGATAATATAAAATTAAATTATAAGTGA
- a CDS encoding DUF4930 family protein, with the protein MRFILNLIKNIIAVAGIIVIVFFALKYAPFLKDQEWNPVGNKGVHSSYSNESVPVDEFKPGQHYAVEENDLLNNMPASQVKNIFNMINKKEFMHVSDLSRMGYNDKYLIGQRGNQFIMYQFGSDEIRVYATEIELQQDLNALHQNIEMKPMNAY; encoded by the coding sequence ATGAGGTTTATTTTAAATTTGATAAAAAATATCATCGCTGTAGCAGGTATCATTGTTATCGTATTTTTTGCATTGAAATATGCGCCATTTTTGAAAGATCAAGAATGGAACCCTGTAGGTAATAAAGGAGTACATTCATCTTATAGTAATGAAAGTGTTCCAGTTGATGAATTTAAGCCTGGACAACATTATGCAGTGGAAGAAAATGATTTGCTTAATAATATGCCTGCAAGCCAAGTTAAAAATATATTTAACATGATAAATAAAAAAGAATTTATGCATGTCAGTGATTTAAGCAGAATGGGTTACAATGACAAGTATTTAATTGGACAACGAGGCAACCAATTTATAATGTATCAATTCGGCTCCGATGAAATCCGTGTTTATGCAACTGAAATTGAATTGCAACAAGATTTAAATGCACTTCATCAAAATATTGAAATGAAACCAATGAACGCTTATTAA
- the queA gene encoding tRNA preQ1(34) S-adenosylmethionine ribosyltransferase-isomerase QueA: MNIEEFDYDLPEELIAQTPLKDRDTSRLLVLHKENGELEHRHFKDIIDYINPGDTLVLNDTKVMPARLFGVKQETKAKVEMLMLTQIEGDDWEVLLKPAKRIKVGQKLSFGEGKIEAECIEELEQGGRIMRLSYDGILQERLDELGEMPLPPYIKERLEDQDRYQTVYAKATGSAAAPTAGLHFTDELLDELKAKGVNLAFITLHVGLGTFRPVSVDNIDDHEMHSEYYQMTQETADLLNQTKQNDKRIISVGTTSTRTLETIRRDYDRFTAASGWTDIFIYPGFEFKAIDGLITNFHLPKSTLVMLVSAFSSRQYILHAYRTAVEMKYRFFSFGDAMLII; encoded by the coding sequence TTGAATATTGAAGAATTTGATTATGATTTGCCAGAAGAGTTGATAGCACAGACACCTTTAAAAGACAGAGATACAAGTCGATTATTAGTGCTGCATAAAGAAAATGGTGAATTAGAACATCGTCATTTTAAAGATATTATTGATTATATTAATCCAGGAGATACATTAGTATTAAATGATACAAAAGTAATGCCAGCCAGATTGTTCGGTGTTAAACAAGAAACTAAAGCCAAAGTTGAAATGTTGATGCTGACACAAATTGAAGGCGATGATTGGGAAGTATTGCTTAAACCTGCCAAAAGGATTAAAGTCGGTCAAAAGTTATCATTTGGCGAAGGAAAAATAGAAGCAGAATGTATTGAGGAACTAGAACAAGGCGGCAGAATTATGCGTCTTTCATATGATGGAATTTTACAAGAACGTTTAGACGAACTTGGTGAAATGCCTTTACCTCCATATATCAAAGAACGCTTAGAAGACCAAGACAGATATCAAACAGTCTATGCTAAAGCGACAGGTTCAGCCGCTGCACCGACGGCTGGTCTTCACTTTACAGATGAATTATTAGATGAACTGAAAGCTAAAGGTGTGAATCTTGCTTTCATCACTTTACATGTAGGTTTAGGTACATTCAGACCTGTAAGTGTAGATAATATAGACGACCATGAAATGCATAGCGAATATTACCAAATGACACAAGAAACAGCTGATTTATTAAACCAAACCAAGCAAAACGACAAGCGCATTATTTCTGTCGGAACAACATCTACACGAACTTTAGAAACGATTCGCCGAGATTATGATAGATTTACTGCTGCAAGCGGATGGACTGATATTTTTATTTATCCTGGATTTGAATTCAAAGCAATTGATGGATTGATTACAAACTTCCATTTGCCGAAATCAACTTTAGTGATGTTGGTCTCTGCTTTCAGTTCAAGACAGTATATCTTACATGCATACCGTACAGCCGTAGAAATGAAATATCGTTTCTTCAGCTTCGGTGATGCGATGCTAATTATTTAA
- the mreC gene encoding rod shape-determining protein MreC yields the protein MSKFFKNNKLIVIFCSLILFIALIGLSIRSHHQSSVEQYVGDTVSVPQRAISYPIHIVTGSINGLFDGESSKKDANKIKQLETENQRLKTENKNFRKELKIKDISEYDPISSTVIARNPDQWMNKAIIDKGEKAGVKNNMAVITSEGLVGRISKVNQFSSQVDLLSTNSRAGKISVNIQHKSENVFGLINHFDRKTNELVISDIDNKDKISKGDKVVTSGLANQLPSNLYIGEVTKVDNDEYGLAKEVRVKTAANLSDLDHVYVAKRNPKTLPDESGEQ from the coding sequence TTGTCCAAGTTTTTTAAAAATAACAAGTTGATTGTTATTTTCTGTTCTCTAATTCTATTTATAGCTTTGATAGGATTATCGATCAGATCACATCATCAATCTTCTGTGGAGCAATATGTAGGTGATACAGTATCTGTTCCGCAACGTGCAATATCCTATCCAATACATATCGTTACAGGGTCAATTAACGGATTGTTTGATGGGGAAAGTTCTAAGAAAGATGCTAATAAAATTAAGCAGTTAGAAACAGAAAATCAACGTTTAAAAACAGAAAATAAAAATTTTCGAAAAGAATTGAAGATCAAAGACATTTCAGAATACGATCCAATCAGTTCAACAGTTATTGCTAGAAATCCAGACCAATGGATGAACAAAGCAATTATTGATAAAGGGGAGAAAGCTGGAGTAAAAAACAACATGGCAGTAATTACCTCTGAAGGTTTAGTTGGTCGTATTTCTAAAGTGAATCAATTCTCATCACAAGTTGATTTACTTTCTACGAATTCAAGAGCTGGAAAAATTTCAGTAAATATTCAACATAAATCTGAAAATGTTTTTGGTTTGATTAACCATTTTGATCGTAAAACAAACGAACTTGTGATTAGTGATATTGATAATAAAGACAAAATTAGCAAAGGTGATAAAGTAGTAACTAGTGGTCTTGCGAATCAACTTCCAAGCAATTTATATATTGGTGAAGTTACTAAAGTTGATAATGATGAATATGGACTCGCTAAAGAAGTACGTGTTAAAACAGCTGCAAACTTAAGTGACTTGGATCATGTATATGTTGCAAAGAGAAATCCGAAAACGTTACCGGATGAAAGCGGTGAGCAATAA
- the obgE gene encoding GTPase ObgE, whose protein sequence is MFVDQVKILLKAGDGGNGITAYRREKYVPFGGPAGGDGGRGASVIFEVDEGLRTLLDFRYQRQFKAKRGEGGQGSKMHGKNAEDLVLKVPPGTLIKDAETEEVLADLVEAGQRAVVAKGGRGGRGNSRFATPRNPAPDFSENGEPGEEIEVTLELKLLADVGLVGFPSVGKSTLLSVVSKAKPKIGAYHFTTIKPNLGVVSTPDGRSFVLADLPGLIEGASEGVGLGHQFLRHVERTKVIVHVIDMSGSEGRDPLEDYKTINKELESYGQHLEDRPQIIVANKMDLPDAEDNLELFKEEVGDDVEIIPISAYTKENIDQLLYAIADKLDEYKDVDFTKEDDEALGVNRVLYKHTPSQDTFTITRDDDAAYVVSGKAIERMFKMTDFNSDPAVRRFARQMRSMGIDDALRERGAKNGDIVRILGGEFEFVE, encoded by the coding sequence ATGTTTGTCGATCAAGTCAAAATATTATTAAAAGCAGGAGACGGCGGTAATGGAATTACAGCATACAGAAGAGAGAAATATGTTCCATTCGGAGGTCCAGCAGGCGGTGACGGCGGTCGTGGAGCTTCTGTTATATTTGAAGTGGACGAAGGTCTAAGAACTTTACTTGATTTTAGATACCAGCGCCAATTCAAAGCAAAACGTGGTGAAGGCGGACAAGGCAGTAAGATGCATGGAAAAAATGCTGAAGATTTAGTACTCAAAGTACCGCCAGGCACATTAATTAAAGATGCAGAAACAGAAGAAGTTTTAGCAGATTTAGTAGAAGCAGGTCAACGTGCAGTAGTCGCAAAAGGTGGACGAGGCGGTCGTGGTAACTCGCGTTTTGCCACTCCGAGAAACCCAGCACCAGATTTCAGTGAGAATGGTGAACCTGGTGAAGAAATAGAAGTAACATTAGAATTGAAATTATTAGCCGATGTTGGTCTGGTAGGTTTTCCAAGTGTTGGAAAGTCAACGTTACTTTCTGTTGTTTCAAAGGCAAAACCGAAAATTGGCGCTTACCATTTTACTACAATCAAACCTAATTTAGGTGTGGTTTCTACACCAGATGGAAGAAGTTTTGTATTAGCAGACTTACCTGGTTTAATTGAAGGTGCTTCAGAAGGTGTAGGATTAGGCCATCAATTTTTACGACATGTCGAAAGAACGAAAGTAATTGTACATGTTATTGATATGAGCGGTTCAGAAGGCAGAGATCCACTTGAAGATTATAAAACAATTAATAAAGAATTAGAATCTTATGGCCAACATCTAGAAGATCGACCTCAAATTATAGTTGCGAATAAAATGGACTTACCAGATGCCGAAGATAATTTAGAATTATTTAAAGAAGAAGTAGGCGATGATGTAGAGATTATTCCTATTTCTGCATACACTAAAGAAAACATAGACCAATTACTTTATGCAATTGCTGATAAATTGGATGAATATAAAGATGTTGACTTTACTAAAGAAGACGATGAAGCACTTGGTGTTAACAGAGTGTTATACAAACATACACCTTCACAAGATACATTCACAATCACTCGTGATGATGACGCAGCTTATGTTGTTAGTGGTAAAGCAATTGAACGTATGTTCAAGATGACTGACTTTAATAGTGATCCTGCTGTAAGACGATTCGCACGTCAAATGCGTTCAATGGGTATTGATGATGCATTAAGAGAACGCGGCGCTAAAAATGGTGATATTGTTCGAATACTTGGTGGAGAGTTTGAATTTGTGGAATAG
- the ruvA gene encoding Holliday junction branch migration protein RuvA, whose product MYAYIKGKLSQLFPTHVVVETNGVGYEIQTPNSYRFQQYYQQEVTIYTSLVVREDAQLLYGFMSEEEKDMFLSLNKVTGIGPKSALAILAASTPNEVKIGIENENEAYLTKFPGIGKKTARQIILDLKGKVQITEENSETLLNFGGPETNQASPILDEALLALEALGYSKRELNKVEKKLQAESYTSVDEAVKAGLKILVS is encoded by the coding sequence GTGTACGCATATATAAAAGGTAAGTTATCACAATTATTTCCAACACACGTTGTTGTAGAAACAAATGGTGTGGGTTATGAAATTCAAACCCCTAACTCTTACAGATTTCAACAGTATTATCAGCAAGAAGTGACTATATATACTTCTTTAGTTGTGAGAGAAGATGCACAATTATTGTATGGGTTTATGAGCGAAGAAGAAAAAGACATGTTTTTAAGCTTAAATAAAGTAACAGGTATCGGTCCCAAGTCTGCTTTAGCAATTTTGGCTGCAAGTACACCTAATGAAGTTAAAATCGGAATAGAAAATGAAAATGAGGCCTATTTAACGAAGTTTCCTGGAATCGGTAAAAAAACAGCACGTCAAATTATTTTAGATTTGAAAGGCAAAGTTCAAATTACTGAGGAAAATTCCGAGACATTACTCAACTTCGGCGGTCCTGAAACTAATCAAGCATCACCTATCTTAGATGAAGCTTTATTAGCTTTGGAGGCATTGGGTTATTCTAAACGTGAATTAAATAAAGTTGAGAAAAAACTGCAAGCTGAATCATATACTTCAGTAGATGAAGCTGTAAAAGCAGGCTTAAAAATACTTGTTTCATAA
- the mreD gene encoding rod shape-determining protein MreD: MRTFCYFLFGAFLFYVDSIIALIIPMNIGNKEIVFVPHLLLMYLLILTIYKKPSIAITLAIIFGLTTDLYYGTIYGLNTFGYVLFVVLMDYFFKVYYRDHSMVFFGIWIFIIIFEIYTVIIYGLLGIIHFNFFDFILLRIIPTAVINLLLLLILFVPARKLIKKLDSSIDRQA; encoded by the coding sequence ATGCGCACATTCTGTTATTTTTTATTTGGGGCATTTTTATTTTATGTTGATTCAATAATTGCACTGATAATACCTATGAATATAGGAAATAAAGAAATTGTCTTTGTGCCACATCTTTTATTGATGTATCTTTTGATTCTTACTATCTATAAGAAACCGAGTATTGCAATTACTTTAGCTATTATTTTCGGTCTGACAACGGATTTGTATTATGGAACAATTTATGGACTTAATACTTTCGGTTATGTTCTGTTCGTTGTTTTGATGGATTATTTCTTTAAAGTATACTATCGAGATCATTCAATGGTTTTCTTCGGGATTTGGATTTTTATTATTATTTTTGAAATTTATACAGTGATTATTTATGGATTGTTAGGTATTATCCATTTCAACTTCTTTGATTTCATTTTATTGAGAATCATACCGACTGCTGTTATTAATTTATTATTACTACTCATTCTTTTTGTGCCAGCAAGAAAACTTATAAAAAAATTAGATTCTTCAATTGACAGACAAGCTTGA
- the yajC gene encoding preprotein translocase subunit YajC, with translation MNLTGLILPIALLALMWFFMIRPQQKRQKEHREMINRLEAGQHVTTIGGIKGVVRSLDETTVVISVNDKGTQLTFEKPAIKQVNPD, from the coding sequence GTGAATTTAACTGGTCTTATTTTACCTATTGCATTATTAGCTCTTATGTGGTTCTTTATGATTCGACCACAACAAAAACGTCAAAAGGAACACCGCGAAATGATTAACCGTTTAGAAGCGGGTCAACACGTAACTACAATTGGTGGTATTAAAGGTGTTGTACGTTCTTTAGATGAAACTACAGTCGTGATTTCTGTAAACGATAAAGGCACTCAATTAACTTTTGAAAAGCCTGCAATCAAACAAGTAAATCCAGACTAA
- a CDS encoding A24 family peptidase, which produces MSFIFSGVFCVVLESFLLQLCHVSKLDFSYLRLRSKCENCSHVLRFVDLIPIFSFIFLKGKCHYCKKNIPFIHLLGELAAILPVILIYNHLLSLSSTLFVASYLLLLTAALYDIQTYSIPLHFILIMYIVIIVLSNHIFIDQISLIILLHLLFIFSKSSIGYGDIAIFSLFTLVTPYQFFYLLFCITFILAGIFSFFIIRIFKKKITKVPLIPYIFLSFLCISIFYPILVRYFYI; this is translated from the coding sequence TTGTCGTTTATTTTTTCGGGCGTTTTTTGTGTAGTTTTAGAAAGCTTTCTTTTACAACTTTGTCATGTTAGCAAATTAGACTTTTCTTATTTGAGATTACGTTCGAAATGTGAAAATTGCAGTCATGTATTAAGATTCGTCGATTTGATACCTATATTTAGTTTTATATTTTTAAAAGGTAAATGTCATTATTGTAAAAAGAATATTCCTTTCATTCATCTCCTTGGCGAATTGGCTGCCATACTCCCCGTCATATTGATTTACAATCATCTTCTTAGTTTGAGTTCTACTCTTTTTGTAGCTTCCTATCTTTTATTATTAACCGCAGCACTTTATGATATTCAAACCTATTCAATTCCACTCCATTTTATTCTTATTATGTATATTGTAATCATAGTATTATCCAATCATATTTTTATTGATCAAATAAGTTTAATAATTCTCTTGCATTTACTATTCATTTTTTCAAAATCAAGTATAGGATATGGCGATATTGCTATATTTTCTCTTTTCACTCTGGTCACACCTTATCAATTTTTCTACTTATTATTTTGTATTACTTTCATACTCGCAGGTATATTTTCATTTTTTATAATTCGTATATTCAAAAAGAAGATAACTAAAGTTCCACTTATTCCGTATATCTTTTTATCTTTTTTGTGTATTTCGATTTTTTATCCTATTTTAGTTAGATATTTCTATATATAA
- the ruvB gene encoding Holliday junction branch migration DNA helicase RuvB: MDDRMVDQSLHEDESSFELSLRPHFLKQYIGQASIKSNLEVFIKAAKLREEPLDHVLLFGPPGLGKTTLSNIIANEMEVNIRTVTGPAIERPGDLAAILSGLQPGDVLFIDEIHRLSSVVEEVLYPAMEDFYLDIVIGKGEEARSIRIDLPPFTLVGATTRAGSLTGPLRDRFGVHLRLEYYKESELKDIIIRTAEVLNTKIDEESAIELAKRSRGTPRIANRLLKRVRDFQQVNEDDMIYIETTKRALQLLQVDDYGLDYIDHKMMNCIINQYNGGPVGLDTIAVSIGEERITIEDVYEPFLIQKGFLERTPRGRKATPLAYEHFEAKNRKRDNFEY, from the coding sequence ATGGATGATAGAATGGTAGACCAATCACTGCATGAAGATGAATCATCATTTGAATTATCATTAAGACCTCATTTCTTAAAACAATATATTGGTCAAGCTTCTATTAAATCGAATTTGGAAGTATTTATCAAAGCAGCTAAGTTGAGAGAAGAGCCGCTCGATCATGTTTTATTATTTGGTCCCCCAGGTTTAGGTAAAACAACGCTATCAAATATTATTGCTAATGAAATGGAAGTCAACATTCGTACTGTAACAGGACCAGCAATTGAACGTCCTGGAGATTTAGCTGCTATATTATCTGGTTTACAACCTGGTGATGTATTGTTTATAGATGAAATACATCGACTTAGCAGTGTAGTTGAAGAAGTATTATATCCAGCAATGGAAGATTTTTATTTAGATATTGTAATTGGAAAAGGTGAAGAAGCTAGAAGTATTCGAATTGATTTACCTCCTTTCACATTAGTTGGAGCAACAACAAGAGCAGGAAGCTTAACAGGACCGCTTCGTGATCGCTTCGGTGTACATTTGCGCTTAGAATATTATAAAGAATCTGAGTTGAAAGATATCATTATTCGTACAGCAGAAGTTCTAAACACAAAAATAGACGAAGAAAGTGCGATTGAATTAGCTAAAAGAAGTCGCGGCACACCAAGGATAGCCAATCGTCTCCTAAAACGAGTCAGAGACTTCCAACAAGTCAATGAAGATGACATGATTTACATCGAAACAACTAAACGTGCATTGCAATTATTACAAGTCGATGATTATGGATTAGATTATATTGACCATAAAATGATGAATTGTATTATCAATCAATACAATGGTGGTCCAGTTGGCTTAGATACAATTGCTGTTTCAATCGGAGAAGAAAGAATTACGATTGAAGATGTCTATGAGCCATTTTTGATACAAAAAGGTTTCCTAGAACGTACGCCAAGAGGACGAAAAGCAACACCATTAGCATATGAGCATTTTGAAGCGAAGAATAGAAAGAGGGACAATTTTGAATATTGA
- a CDS encoding ACT domain-containing protein — protein MDEKNVKKFYLIREDVLPESVIKTLQIKDALKENPELSIYEAVREFGLSRSAFYKYKDTIFPLDEKVEETKEFTIILYVHDKVGMLAQVLNTISQIHMSVLTIHQSIPMEDKATITLSINSAGSPTSIEDVIFELRNLDNVYKVEIISMSM, from the coding sequence GTGGACGAGAAAAATGTTAAAAAGTTCTATTTGATACGAGAAGATGTGTTGCCAGAGTCAGTTATTAAAACATTGCAAATTAAGGATGCACTTAAAGAAAATCCTGAACTCTCAATATATGAAGCTGTTAGAGAATTTGGGCTATCTCGTAGTGCTTTTTATAAATATAAAGACACAATTTTTCCCTTAGATGAAAAGGTTGAAGAAACTAAAGAGTTTACAATTATACTTTATGTACATGATAAAGTCGGTATGCTCGCCCAAGTTTTAAATACTATTTCACAAATCCATATGTCAGTACTTACGATTCATCAAAGTATACCTATGGAAGATAAAGCAACTATTACGTTATCTATCAATTCAGCTGGCAGTCCAACTTCTATTGAAGATGTTATCTTTGAATTACGTAATTTAGACAATGTATATAAAGTTGAAATAATCAGTATGTCGATGTAA
- the rpmA gene encoding 50S ribosomal protein L27 — protein MLKLNLQFFASKKGVSSTKNGRDSESKRLGAKRADGQFVTGGSILFRQRGTKIYAGENVGRGGDDTLFAKIDGVVKFERKGRDKKQVSVYAVAE, from the coding sequence ATGTTAAAATTAAACTTGCAATTCTTCGCATCTAAAAAAGGGGTAAGTTCTACAAAAAACGGACGTGACTCTGAATCTAAACGTCTTGGCGCTAAACGTGCTGACGGTCAATTCGTAACAGGCGGTTCAATTTTATTCCGTCAACGCGGAACTAAAATTTACGCTGGTGAAAATGTAGGTCGTGGTGGCGACGATACATTATTCGCTAAAATCGACGGCGTTGTTAAATTCGAACGCAAAGGCCGTGACAAAAAACAAGTTTCAGTTTACGCTGTAGCTGAGTAA
- the rplU gene encoding 50S ribosomal protein L21: MFAIIETGGKQIKVEEGQEIYVEKLDVNEGDAFTFDKVLFVGGDSVKVGAPTVEGATVSATVNKQGRGKKITVFTYRRRKDSKRKKGHRQPYTKLTIDKINA; encoded by the coding sequence ATGTTTGCTATTATCGAAACAGGCGGTAAACAAATTAAAGTAGAAGAAGGTCAAGAAATCTACGTAGAAAAATTAGACGTAAATGAAGGCGATGCTTTTACTTTTGACAAAGTATTATTTGTAGGTGGAGACTCTGTAAAAGTTGGTGCTCCAACAGTAGAAGGTGCTACAGTATCTGCTACAGTAAATAAACAAGGTCGCGGTAAAAAAATTACTGTGTTTACTTACAGACGTCGTAAAGACTCTAAACGTAAAAAAGGCCATCGTCAACCATACACTAAATTAACAATTGACAAAATCAACGCTTAA
- the tgt gene encoding tRNA guanosine(34) transglycosylase Tgt: protein MKPAVTYEHIKTCKQSGARLGIVHTPHGSFETPMFMPVGTKATVKTMSPEELHDINAKIILGNTYHLWLQPGNELIKRAGGLHQFMNWDGPILTDSGGFQVFSLSNLRKITEEGVYFRHHKNGSKLFLSPEKSMEIQNDLGSDIMMAFDECPPMPAEYKYVKDSIERTTRWAERCLKAHARPEDQALFGIIQGGEYKDLRQQSAEELVKLDFPGYAIGGLSVGEPKPVMYDMVEHTEQFMPKDKPRYLMGVGSPDALIECSIRGMDMFDCVLPTRIARNGTCMTSEGRVVIKNAKYADDLGPLDPNCDCYTCRNYSRAYLRHLIKAEETFGIRLTTYHNLYFLLKLMEDIRQAIREDRLLDFKEEFFEQYGLNVENPKNF from the coding sequence GTGAAGCCTGCAGTAACATATGAACACATAAAAACGTGTAAACAATCTGGAGCAAGACTCGGTATTGTACACACACCTCATGGTTCTTTTGAAACACCAATGTTTATGCCAGTAGGAACCAAAGCCACAGTAAAAACAATGAGTCCGGAAGAATTGCATGACATCAATGCAAAAATCATTTTAGGTAATACATACCATCTATGGTTACAACCTGGAAATGAATTAATTAAACGCGCGGGCGGACTGCATCAATTTATGAATTGGGATGGACCAATTTTAACAGATTCTGGCGGTTTCCAAGTATTCAGCTTGAGTAACTTGAGAAAAATCACAGAAGAAGGCGTATATTTCAGACACCATAAAAATGGTTCTAAGCTATTTTTAAGCCCTGAAAAATCAATGGAAATCCAAAATGATCTAGGTTCAGATATTATGATGGCTTTTGATGAATGTCCGCCGATGCCAGCTGAATACAAATATGTCAAAGATTCTATAGAAAGAACGACAAGATGGGCGGAACGTTGTCTAAAAGCACATGCACGTCCTGAAGACCAAGCACTATTCGGTATTATTCAAGGCGGTGAATATAAAGATTTACGCCAACAAAGTGCTGAAGAACTGGTCAAATTAGATTTTCCTGGGTACGCAATTGGTGGGTTGTCAGTGGGCGAACCTAAACCTGTCATGTATGATATGGTGGAACACACTGAACAATTTATGCCTAAAGATAAACCGCGTTATTTAATGGGTGTCGGATCACCCGATGCATTAATTGAATGCAGTATTCGAGGTATGGACATGTTTGATTGTGTATTACCGACACGAATTGCGCGTAATGGTACTTGTATGACATCAGAAGGTCGTGTGGTCATTAAAAATGCAAAGTATGCCGATGATTTAGGACCGCTTGATCCTAATTGCGATTGTTATACATGTCGTAATTATTCACGCGCATATTTAAGACATTTAATTAAAGCCGAAGAAACTTTCGGTATACGTCTTACTACTTACCATAATCTTTATTTTCTGTTAAAATTAATGGAGGATATCAGACAGGCCATTAGGGAAGATCGTCTTTTAGATTTTAAAGAGGAATTCTTTGAGCAATATGGATTGAATGTAGAAAATCCTAAAAACTTTTAA
- the radC gene encoding RadC family protein, with protein sequence MMIKQLPENDKPKEKLMAKGAAHLADSELLAILINTGRKGHSSIEVAQDLIKMARSLKELKLLSLNDIMKVKGIGLNKAIILKAAFELGERMYVPDLDAKVKITSPQDAADYFLSRMMHLTHEQFEVLFLNSKNVVIRHEVIFVGTLNSSIVHPREVFKAAIKWSSNAIIVVHNHPSGDVTPSKEDILTTKRLQECGRVLGIELLDHIIIGDAKYLSMVEGGYFDD encoded by the coding sequence ATGATGATTAAACAATTACCAGAAAACGATAAGCCGAAAGAAAAACTCATGGCAAAAGGAGCAGCTCATTTAGCTGATTCAGAATTACTCGCTATATTAATTAATACAGGCCGAAAAGGACATTCGAGTATCGAAGTGGCTCAGGATTTGATAAAGATGGCAAGAAGTTTGAAAGAACTTAAGTTATTATCATTGAATGATATTATGAAAGTTAAGGGAATAGGATTGAACAAAGCAATCATTTTAAAAGCAGCATTTGAACTTGGAGAGAGAATGTATGTACCCGATTTAGATGCAAAAGTAAAAATAACTTCCCCGCAAGATGCAGCTGATTATTTTTTGTCCAGAATGATGCATTTGACACATGAGCAATTTGAAGTGTTGTTTTTAAATTCTAAAAATGTAGTAATACGTCATGAAGTGATATTTGTAGGAACTTTAAATTCTTCAATCGTACATCCGCGTGAAGTATTTAAAGCAGCAATCAAATGGTCAAGTAATGCGATAATCGTAGTACATAATCATCCTTCAGGAGATGTTACTCCTTCTAAAGAAGATATTTTGACTACAAAGCGATTGCAAGAATGCGGGAGAGTTTTAGGAATAGAACTGCTTGATCATATTATTATCGGTGATGCAAAGTATTTAAGTATGGTTGAAGGTGGATATTTTGACGACTAA